From Leptospira yasudae:
TTCCGGAAAGATCTCGGGAGAATACGAGATTCTTCTGAACGGAAAGAAGGTTTCCATCCAAGGAAAGAATCAGTTCACGAACATATCCGGAAAAATTCTCCAGGATCTTCCCTTGGGTTTGAAAATCCCCGATCTCAAAGACGCGGATCTCGTTCACGAGATGGATCTGAAGCTGGATGAAACCGGCGAGAAACAGATTCATACGTTTACAAAGGAAGAAAATCTGTTTCGTCTAACGTATTCTTTGAATCCGAAAAAGCTCGCGACTTGGGAAGTATTTGCCGACTGGAAAAACGTCCGCGAACTAAAGGCGATCTTTCAGTTTCCGGGCGACTTGGAAACTCTCGAAGGCCAGCTCAATCTCAAAGGGAAATGGGAAGAATCCGGCAATTACGGGGATTGGATCAAAAGCAGCGTTTCTTTGAGTCTTTTGGGATTTCATTGGAAAGATCCGTTCTTCGACGTTCGGCTCGATCAGGCCGAACTGAACATCGCACCCGGAAATCTGATAGGCTGGAACGCGAAGGGTTCTTTGTATCAGGAAGCGATCGCGACCAAAATCACCGGTAAAACGGGATGGAAAAAAGCGGTTCGCGGGAACGGTTCTTTTTATTATCCTTTGTACAACGATTGGAAATGGGATCTGGAACTGGATCGGGTTTCGGTGAAGGATTTTCTTCCCGTGTATCATTCCTGGAAGAATTGGATTCGAACCGATATCAAGACGCGTCAGGAAAAACTCGTTCCTGAAATCAGTTGGACGAGAACGCCGTTTTACAAATATCTAATGGAGTTCCTTACGATCCAAGTTCACTGGAAATTGAAATCCTTTCGATTCAAGGATCGGGATCTCGGACGGGCGACGCTTGACGGAAAGATCGTTCCTTTCTTTTCGCGATTGGATCTGAAAGGATATCGGGAAGAGAATCAGTTTGTCGAGGTATTCGCCAATTTCACATTCGGTCAAAACAATCCGTATACGGATCTGAGAATCAAGGTAACGGAAATGCCCTGGGAAGAACCCGTGAACGGATTTTGCGGATCTTGGATTCTGCCGGAGACGGTAACTTCGGATACGACGATTCGATTTTTCGGGGACGATTTTTTGGCGCTTCACAATTCCCTCAACGTGTTGCATAACGTAAGTTTCAACCGCGCGCGTTTTCAGGACAAACGATCGCTTCCTTTGAATCTAAGAGAACCGTTCGATTT
This genomic window contains:
- a CDS encoding LIC_12586 family protein; amino-acid sequence: MSDGSGRGSSEISGESGSEGNSGTTFSGSSKITRPDFKFSLANRVLQKIKTLEPVDLVRFLGSFFTFLKENKRTRIILISFLIVVGVHAIVVESVGYYVRNYLLDLRGLKELSRNFINKELGRAVTLGVVEYDFPNAVVFEDFRISSEEDFALNHILFRTNKIQFKLGGLWRGQPYIRGIVVKDSAINIDLQDQIAGELIGYIQKINIPEIRLMNTTITISRGGEEVLNALKGIDIVITKRPEGVTVAVSDSLFPLPYSRFIQGSFETQFDSPESKSKFRFQNVKAEKIRGVYSLFGRMAPSSGKISGEYEILLNGKKVSIQGKNQFTNISGKILQDLPLGLKIPDLKDADLVHEMDLKLDETGEKQIHTFTKEENLFRLTYSLNPKKLATWEVFADWKNVRELKAIFQFPGDLETLEGQLNLKGKWEESGNYGDWIKSSVSLSLLGFHWKDPFFDVRLDQAELNIAPGNLIGWNAKGSLYQEAIATKITGKTGWKKAVRGNGSFYYPLYNDWKWDLELDRVSVKDFLPVYHSWKNWIRTDIKTRQEKLVPEISWTRTPFYKYLMEFLTIQVHWKLKSFRFKDRDLGRATLDGKIVPFFSRLDLKGYREENQFVEVFANFTFGQNNPYTDLRIKVTEMPWEEPVNGFCGSWILPETVTSDTTIRFFGDDFLALHNSLNVLHNVSFNRARFQDKRSLPLNLREPFDFGYELNLLPTLSYYRNIFWKNESADLTGYGAVENHRIRINANGKLNDAFISRKFKEESGECKLESIGDR